The Tessaracoccus aquimaris sequence GTGTGCGAGATGATCACCTCGCGCGGACTCGTGGTCGGCGACCACAAGACCCACGACATGCTCGCGTTCGACCCTGGGGAGAAGACCCGCTCGGTGCAGTTGTACGGGGTCGACGCGGACGTGATGGCCGACGCGGCCCGGATCCTGATCCGCGACTTCGCCGTCGACCACATCGACCTCAACTTCGGCTGCCCCGTCCCCAAGGTGACCCGCAAGGGCGGCGGAGGGGTGCTGCCGTACAAGCGGGACCGGCTGCGCGCGATCGTGCGCGAGACGGTCCGCGCCGCCGACGAGCACGGCGTGCCCGTCACCATCAAGACGCGCATCGGCATCGACAAGGACCACGAGACCTTCCTCGACGCGGGACGCATCGCGCAGGAGGAGGGCGCCGCCGCGATCGCCCTGCACGGCCGCACCGTCCAGCAGGCCTACTCAGGAGAGGCCGACTGGGCCCGGATCAGGGAACTGGTCGACGAGGTCGACATCCCGGTGCTCGGCAACGGCGACATCTGGGAGGCCGAGGACGCCCTGAAGATGATGGACCAGACCGGTTGCGCGGGCGTCGTGATCGGGCGCGGCTGCCTCGGGCGGCCCTGGCTCTTCGGCGACCTCGCGGCGGCCTTCGAGGGCGAGGAACTGCGGCTCCGGCCGACGCTCGGCGAGGTCGGCCGGATGATCCTGCGGCACGCCGAACTGCTGGCCGGCTACCAGGGCGAGCGGCACGGCCTCACCGACCTGCGCAAGCACATGGCGTGGTACTTCAAGGGCTACCCGGTCGGCGAACTGCGCCGCCGCTTCGCGATGGTCTCGACGCTCGAGGAACTGCGCGGCCTTGTCGACCAGTTGGACGCCGACGCCGAGTTCCCCGTCAACGAACTTGGCACCCCCGCGGCAGGCAGGGCTCGCCGCGGGGCAAGGTCGTGCTTCCCTACGGCTGGTACGACGACACCTCGGGCTGCGACCTCGACCTCGCCGACGCCGAGATCGGCGTCTCGGGAGGCTAGTTCGCAAGGATCTCCTCCAGAAGCTCTGCGCCGCTGGAGATGATGCGAGTCGGGAACTCCGCGGGTGCGTGCTGCAGGTCGGCCTCATCGACGAAGCACATGGCACAACCAATTGGATGGATCGCGAAACGCCCCACCTTGGCGATCTCGACGAGAAGGTCCCAGGCGACCCGACCACCGATGTGGTTGAGCATCATGCCCGTCACCAGCCCGTCCCCGTTCGGTTCCCAGCCGTAAATGTCCGCTTCACCGTCGGGCAGGACGATCGACATCGCGCTCGAGCTGAGCAGGGGGCGAATGAGGGCGGTCACCTGAAGCGCACGCTCGTGTGACTGTGGCCAGAAGCTGAACAGAAAGACGTCGAAACTCACCCTCCGGACGTTACAGGCCGAGGCGCTCCAGGAACGGGCCGACGAACTTGCGGTCCGGGTCCAGCCGCGCGGCGAGCGCCGCGAAGTCGGGCCAGCGCTCGTAGCGGGCGCGGATCTCCTCCGCGGGCAGCGTGGTCACCTTGCCCCAGTGCGGTCGCGCCGAGTTCGGCAGCGCCGCCTCCAGCGTCGGCAGGAAGTTGAACAGGGCCTCCTGGTCGTCCTTCCACGTGAAGTGCAGCCCGACGGTGTCGCGGCCGTAGGCGGGCGAGAGCCACAGGTCGTCGGCTCGCATCGTGCGGATCTCCGAGACGTGCAGCAACGGGGCGATCAGGTGCGCCAGCGACTGGATCGCCGCGATCGCCGCGGGCAGGTCGGCGCGCGGCACCAGGTACTCGGCCTGGATCTCGGCGCCCGCCGACGGGGTGAAGTCGAGCCGGAAGTGCGGAAGCCGGGCATGCCACGGGCCGAAGACGCCGCCCTGCTCGGTCGCGGGCGACGCGTCCGCGCCCGGGATCGGATGCCGAGGCCCGTCCGCCGGATGGGCGCCCAGGCGCGACAGGTCGGGCGCCGTGCGCGGGTGCCTGGTCTTCACCCACACCTGGTCGACGCTGGCGGCATCGGCCCAGGTGGTGAACAGGCTGACGCTGTCGCCGCTGGCCGTCAGCGCCTCGTAGTCGCCGAGCGCGGCCTCCCACGTCAGGCCCTCGAACACCGTCTGTGCGACCTCGTAGGTCGGCGACACGTTGAGGTCGAGGCTGATCAGCACCCCGAGCGCGCCGAGGTGGACGACGTGGCCCTCGAAGTCCTCGTCGCCGCGGGAAACGCGCCTGCGGGACCCGTCGGCCGCGATGAAGTCGATGGCCTCGACCTGGGTCGACAGCGTCCCGATCGCGTCCCCGGAGCCGTGGGTGCCCGTCGCGACGGCCCCCGCCACCGAGATGTGGGGAAGGGAGGCCAGGTTCGACATGGCGACCCCGAGCCGGTCCAGTTCTGGCACCAGGTCGCCGTGCCGAGCCCCCGCAGGCACCCTCACGACGCCCTCGGCGACCAGTTCGACGGGGGCCCGCCGGATCGCCTCCAGGCTGATCAGGACTCCGTCGGTATCTGCCAGGTCGTTGAACGAGTGACGGCTGCCGAGTACGCGCACCTTTGGGCGCGAGGCGACCTCGTGCGCCAGCTCCTCGAGCGTGCCGGGGCGCAGCAGTTCCGCCGCCCGGTATGCGATGTTGCCCGCCCAGTTGGAACCGGGGTGGTTGCTGTCCATGGAAGCGCTCCTTTGCCGTTGTCAGCCAACCTACCGGCTGACCAAGCCCGACCCGGGCGAAGCCCACCAGTACCGGTTCGCTAGATTCCAAGGGGCCCCTTGGCCGGAATCGGAGGAAATATCCATGTCCGAAACTGCAAACCTCATCTTCGACGGGCAGAGCTATGAACTGCCGATCGTCACAGGGACGGAGGGGGAGAGGGCAATCGACATCAGTCGGCTGCGCGGCGCGACAGGGCTCATCACCCTGGACGACGGCTACGCCAACACCGGCTCATGCCGCTCCGCCATCACCTTCATCGACGGCGAGCGAGGCATCCTGCGCTACCGGGGCGTCCCCATCGAGGACCTCGCAGCCCGGTCGAGCTTCATCGAGACGGCCGAGTTGCTGATCTTCGGCCAACTGCCGGACGACGAGGAGCGCGCCGAGTTCCGCAGCCTGCTGACGGAGAACTCGTGGCTGCACCGCGACATGCGCAAGCACTTCGACGCGTTCCCCAAGAACGCGCACCCGATGAGCATCCTGTCCGCGATGATCTCCGCGCTGCAGAGCCACGACCTCCCGGAGCACCACTTCACCGACGCGATGGGATTCAGGGAGGCGGCCGCGAACCTGATCGCCAAGACGCGCACCATCGCGGCGGCCTCGTACAAGTCGCACATCGGCCAGCCGATCGTCTATCCCCGCTACGACCTGCCGTACGCGGAGAACTTCCTGCACATGATGTTCACGCAGCCCTACCGCGACTACGAGACGACGCCGGAGGTGGCGCACGCGCTCAACATGTTCCTGGTGCTGCACGCCGACCACGAGCAGAACTGCTCGACCTCCACCGTCCGGATGGTCGCCTCCGGCGGCGCCAACATGTACGCCTCAGTCTCGGCAGGCGTCAACGCGCTGTGGGGTCCGCTGCACGGCGGCGCCAACATGGCCGTCATCGAGATGCTCGAGCAGATCCGCGACGGATCGCTGAGCGCGCAGCAGTACATCGACCGCGTCAAGGACAAGAAGTCCGGCGCCAAGCTGATGGGCTTCGGGCACCGCGTCTACCGCAACTTCGACCCGCGCGCCACGATCCTGAAGTCGGCCGCCGACTCGATGCTCGACTCCATGCACATCACCGACCCGCTGCTCGACATCGCCCGCGAGGTCGAACAGGCGGCGCTTGCGGACGACTACTTCGCCTCGCGCAGGCTGTACCCCAACGTCGACTTCTACTCCGGCATCATCCTGCGCGCCATCGGCATCCCGATGGACATGTTCACGGTGATGTTCGCGATCGGCCGGACGCCCGGCTGGATCGCGCAGTGGAAGGAGGTCACCGACAACCCGGGCCAGCGGATCTACCGCCCGCGTCAGGTCTATGTCGGCGAGCCGCAACGCGAGTGGAAGGCGCGCGAAGACCGCTGACGACCTCGGGTAGGTTGGCCTCGACATGAACGACTCCCTCCTGCCCCGCACCAAGCTGTGGGCCGCCACCATGCACGGTCACGGCGACGGCGTGATCTCGGCCCACGCGACCTCGACGGCCCGGCTCGCCCCACGCGGGGCGCGCACCAGGGCGCAGCGCGAGGAGTTGGAGCGCCTGCTCTACGTCGAGGAGTCCTCCTTCTCCGACGGCGCAGGCGAGCGCGCGCGACAGGAGGAACCGGACGAGTTCCGCACCTGCTTCGAGCGGGACCGCGACCGGATCGTCCACTCGGCCGCGTTCCGGCGGCTTGCGGGCAAGACCCAGGTCGTCGTCTACCCGACCGACCATCAGCGCACCCGCCTCACCCACGCCATCGAGGTCGCCCAGGCCGCCGTCGCCATGGCGCGCGGCATCGGCGTCAACGTGACGCTCGCCGACGCGATCGCGCTCGGCCACGACTGCGGCCACGGGCCCGGCGGGCACGCCTCCGAGGACGCCTTCGACCAGTTCATCGCTGGCGGCTACGACCACGGCCCTTGGGGAGCCGACGTGGTGCTCGCCGACCTGAACCTGACGACCCAGACCCTCGACGGCATCCGCAACCACTCCTGGTCGCGGCCGGCGCCCTCGACGATCGAGGGGGAGATCGTCTCGTGGGCCGACCGGATCGCCTACTGCGCCCACGACCTGGAGGACGCCGTCCACGCAGGCATCGTCACCGTCGAGGATCTCCCGTCGGTGGTGCGTGACGTGGCGGGCGTCAGTCGCCGCACCCAACTGGCCACCTTCATCAACGCTGTGATCGCCACCACGGCCGAGACGGGTGTGGTCGGGATGGACGAACTGACCGCCGAGGCGCTCGGCGAACTCAGGCGGTTCAACTACGAGCGGATCTACACGCGCCCCGAGTCCGTCGCCCAGTCCGTGACGGTGGTGCGCGTCCTCACCGATCTGGTCGACTACTACCTCGAGAACCCGGAGGCGCTGCCGCTTGAGTACCGCGGCGACGACCTGATCCGCGGAGCGGTGGCCTATGTGGGGGGCATGACTGACCGGTTCGCCTTCGAGCAGGCCGCCGCGCTGCTCGGCTGGGACCCTAAGCGACTTCCCCGCGGCATCGGGCGCGGGGCCTGAGCTAGGGGCGAAGCCGCTCGGCGAGGTCCGGCGGGAGCAGTCGGGCGCCGGCCATCAGCCAGCGGGCCGTGACGGCGGTGCACACCTGACCCGCGTTGACGCCGACCAGCACCAGCACCTGCGCCGCCGCGGCCGCCCACGGGCTGCCGCCGCCGAGCAGGACGCCGATGTAGGCGCCGGGGAGCGCGACGAGGCCGACGGTGCGCGTCTGGTCGAGCGCGGGGATCAGCGCCTCGTGGAGCGTCGGGGAGATCACCTCGCGGATCGCGAAGGAGCGCTCGAAGCCGATCGACAGGTAGGCCTCGTACTGGTTGATGCCCGAGCGCAGATCCGCGAAGGCGCGCCGCGCCACCAGGGTGTGCGCAGTCATCATGTTGCCCACCAGGATGCCCGCGATCGGAACGATCGCCGGCCCCGTGAAGGGCGCGGTTCCCGTCGCGAAGATGATCACCAGGACGGGCAGCGCGCCTGCCAGCATCGCCAGCCCGGCCGAGCCCACGGCTCGCCACGAGCGCAGCCCGGATCGCTTCGACGTGGTGTAGACGCCGATCAGGAACATCAGGCAGACGAAGGCCACGGCGAGGCCCGCCTGGCTGAGGGCGACGCCGACCACGAGCGAGACGACCAGGAGTTGCACTCCGGCCCGGAGGGCGGCCCAGGGAATGGTGCGCGCGACGGGCACCCTGCCCCACAGCGCCACGCCGGTTCCAAGCGCGACCAGCAGCGAGAGAGCGAGCGCGAGTTGCCAGCCGATCTCCACCGTCACGGTCGTCACGATAGTGCCAGTAGACTCATCAACCATGGCAGGCCGCATCAACGACGAGGACATCGCGACCGTCCGTGAGCGCAGCCGGATCGAGGATGTCGTCGGCGGATACGTCGCCCTACGCAACGCGGGCGGCGGGTCGTTGAAGGGGCTGTGCCCGTTCCACGACGAGAAGACCCCCAGTTTCACCGTGACGCCAGCCCGAGGGTTCTACTACTGCTTCGGCTGCGGCGAGGGCGGCGACGTCATCACCTTCCTGCAGCGGCAGCAGAACCTGTCCTTCGTGGAGGCTGTGCAGGTGCTCGCCGACCGGGCGGGCATCGTGCTGCGCATTGAGGACGACGGCTCGGGTCCGGGGCAGACGCCTGGGCTGCGCAAGCGCGTCCTCGAGGCAAACCAGGCGGCCGAGGACTTCTACTCGAAGCAACTCGACTCGCCCGAGGGCATCGCCGGACGCCAGTTCCTGGACGGCCGCGGCTTCGACCGCGAGATCGCGCTGCACTTCCGCGTCGGGTACGCCCCGCGGCACGGTGCGGCGCTCCGGCAGACCCTGAAGGCGCAGGGCTTCACCGACGACGTGCTGAAGGCCGCTGGCCTGGTGCGCGACTCGGGCCGCGACTTCTTCACCGGCCGGGTGCTGTGGCCGATCCGCGACTCGGCGCAGGCCGTCCTCGGCTTCGGAGCGCGCCGCATCTACGAGGACGATCGGCTGCCCGCCAAGTACATCAACACCCCCGAGTCGCCCGTCTACAAGAAGTCGCACGTGCTGTACGGCCTCGACCTGGCGCGCCGGGAGATCGGCAAGAAGTCCCAGGCGGTGGTGGTCGAGGGATACACCGACGTGATGGCCGCGCACCTGGCCGGCGTCGAAACGGCGGTCGCCTCGTGCGGGACCGCGTTCGGCGAGGACCACGGTCGGCTGCTGCAGCGGCTGATGGGCACCTCCGACGGCCTGCACGGCGAGGTGATCTTCACCTTCGACGGCGACAAGGCCGGCCAAGCGGCGGCGCTCAAGGTGTTCAAGGGGACCAGAACTTCATCGCGCAGACCTATGTGGCGGTCGAGCCGACGGGCCTTGACCCGTGCGACCTGCGCCTGCAACAGGGCGAGGCCGCGGTGCGGGAACTGGTGGCCCGTCGGATCCCGCTGTACCGCTTCGTGATGGCCAACATCGCCAAGAGCTACGACCTGGACCGTGCGGACGGCAGGCTCGCGGCCGCCCGCGAGGGCGCCGAGTTGGTCGGCTCCATCCGGGACCAGTCGCTGGTCAACCAGTACCTACGGGAACTGGCCGGGGTGCTCGGCATGGACCTCGACGACGTGCGTCGCGAGGCCGCGCGCGTCGGACGGCGGCAGGCCGGCCCGGAGCCTGACCCCACGGAGCCGGAGCGCGAGGTCGACCCGGCGTGGCCAGAGGCGAACGACCCCGCGCTGCG is a genomic window containing:
- a CDS encoding D-arabinono-1,4-lactone oxidase codes for the protein MDSNHPGSNWAGNIAYRAAELLRPGTLEELAHEVASRPKVRVLGSRHSFNDLADTDGVLISLEAIRRAPVELVAEGVVRVPAGARHGDLVPELDRLGVAMSNLASLPHISVAGAVATGTHGSGDAIGTLSTQVEAIDFIAADGSRRRVSRGDEDFEGHVVHLGALGVLISLDLNVSPTYEVAQTVFEGLTWEAALGDYEALTASGDSVSLFTTWADAASVDQVWVKTRHPRTAPDLSRLGAHPADGPRHPIPGADASPATEQGGVFGPWHARLPHFRLDFTPSAGAEIQAEYLVPRADLPAAIAAIQSLAHLIAPLLHVSEIRTMRADDLWLSPAYGRDTVGLHFTWKDDQEALFNFLPTLEAALPNSARPHWGKVTTLPAEEIRARYERWPDFAALAARLDPDRKFVGPFLERLGL
- a CDS encoding citrate synthase, encoding MSETANLIFDGQSYELPIVTGTEGERAIDISRLRGATGLITLDDGYANTGSCRSAITFIDGERGILRYRGVPIEDLAARSSFIETAELLIFGQLPDDEERAEFRSLLTENSWLHRDMRKHFDAFPKNAHPMSILSAMISALQSHDLPEHHFTDAMGFREAAANLIAKTRTIAAASYKSHIGQPIVYPRYDLPYAENFLHMMFTQPYRDYETTPEVAHALNMFLVLHADHEQNCSTSTVRMVASGGANMYASVSAGVNALWGPLHGGANMAVIEMLEQIRDGSLSAQQYIDRVKDKKSGAKLMGFGHRVYRNFDPRATILKSAADSMLDSMHITDPLLDIAREVEQAALADDYFASRRLYPNVDFYSGIILRAIGIPMDMFTVMFAIGRTPGWIAQWKEVTDNPGQRIYRPRQVYVGEPQREWKAREDR
- a CDS encoding HD domain-containing protein, with protein sequence MHGHGDGVISAHATSTARLAPRGARTRAQREELERLLYVEESSFSDGAGERARQEEPDEFRTCFERDRDRIVHSAAFRRLAGKTQVVVYPTDHQRTRLTHAIEVAQAAVAMARGIGVNVTLADAIALGHDCGHGPGGHASEDAFDQFIAGGYDHGPWGADVVLADLNLTTQTLDGIRNHSWSRPAPSTIEGEIVSWADRIAYCAHDLEDAVHAGIVTVEDLPSVVRDVAGVSRRTQLATFINAVIATTAETGVVGMDELTAEALGELRRFNYERIYTRPESVAQSVTVVRVLTDLVDYYLENPEALPLEYRGDDLIRGAVAYVGGMTDRFAFEQAAALLGWDPKRLPRGIGRGA
- a CDS encoding ABC transporter permease — protein: MTVEIGWQLALALSLLVALGTGVALWGRVPVARTIPWAALRAGVQLLVVSLVVGVALSQAGLAVAFVCLMFLIGVYTTSKRSGLRSWRAVGSAGLAMLAGALPVLVIIFATGTAPFTGPAIVPIAGILVGNMMTAHTLVARRAFADLRSGINQYEAYLSIGFERSFAIREVISPTLHEALIPALDQTRTVGLVALPGAYIGVLLGGGSPWAAAAAQVLVLVGVNAGQVCTAVTARWLMAGARLLPPDLAERLRP